A part of Rickettsia canadensis str. McKiel genomic DNA contains:
- the mutL gene encoding DNA mismatch repair endonuclease MutL, whose protein sequence is MTIKFLSESTINRIAAGEVIERPASVVKELVENAVDASSTKINIILERAGKNLIIISDDGIGMTDKELEIAVERHTTSKLDESDFLKIHTFGFRGEALPSIAAISKMLITSKKRGTDKAFQIKLIGGNEKQITISVHNEGTKIEIRDLFFATPARLKFLRADKTELAVTVDIVKKIALAHPEISFSLTNDSKNLLKLKGQNKDAETNLKQRIIDVIGDDFIKNAAYIDFKILDFSICGYTSIPTYNRASSEDQFLFINNRPVKDKLLQVALRVAYQDYLARDRYPLCAIFLQIDPQFVDVNVHPAKAEVRFHDPNYVRNLLIEAIKNALANKSHVTSTTIASDTLKLFKNPLINKQPTINKEVNVNSKSVDYRSYSSANTPKILQNHICQKLIDTLPHAKVEQEVENRIEHKQQIHKQYKLGAAKAQLHTTYIISQTEDSIVITDQHAAHERLGYEKIKSYIKMDELIKQRLLIPEIVELPNEKRADCLYDHREKLSKLGLTLEKFGEKSIIVTEIPNILGDVNVQKLIQDLADHLSDFSENVALMELIEHVTETYACHYSIRAGRKLSADEMNALLRQMENTPFSGQCNHGRPTYIELKLKDIERLFGR, encoded by the coding sequence ATGACTATCAAATTTCTTTCAGAAAGTACTATTAATCGAATTGCTGCTGGTGAAGTTATAGAAAGACCTGCATCAGTAGTAAAGGAATTAGTGGAAAATGCTGTTGATGCCAGTAGTACCAAAATAAATATTATTTTAGAACGTGCAGGTAAAAACCTAATTATTATTTCTGATGATGGTATCGGCATGACTGATAAGGAATTAGAAATTGCCGTTGAACGTCATACAACTTCTAAGCTTGATGAAAGCGATTTTCTAAAGATTCATACTTTCGGTTTTCGTGGTGAAGCATTACCTTCGATTGCTGCTATTAGCAAAATGCTAATTACTTCTAAAAAACGAGGAACTGACAAAGCATTTCAAATTAAATTAATTGGCGGCAATGAAAAACAAATTACTATTTCTGTCCATAATGAAGGTACTAAAATAGAAATACGAGATTTATTTTTCGCAACACCCGCACGTTTAAAATTTCTTAGAGCTGACAAAACTGAACTTGCAGTAACTGTGGATATAGTTAAGAAAATTGCTCTAGCACATCCTGAAATTTCTTTTAGTTTAACAAATGACAGTAAGAATTTATTAAAACTAAAGGGACAAAATAAAGATGCAGAAACTAACCTAAAGCAGCGTATAATCGATGTAATAGGTGATGATTTTATAAAAAATGCCGCTTATATAGATTTCAAAATACTGGATTTCTCTATTTGCGGCTATACTAGTATCCCAACATATAATAGAGCTTCAAGTGAAGATCAGTTTTTATTTATCAATAATAGACCGGTAAAGGATAAATTACTGCAAGTAGCTTTAAGGGTAGCATATCAAGACTATTTGGCTCGTGATCGTTATCCGCTATGTGCTATATTCTTACAAATTGATCCACAATTTGTTGATGTTAATGTACATCCGGCAAAAGCAGAGGTAAGGTTTCATGATCCAAATTATGTACGAAACTTATTAATAGAAGCGATTAAAAATGCTTTAGCAAATAAAAGCCATGTTACTTCTACTACTATCGCCTCTGATACTCTTAAGTTATTTAAAAACCCTCTGATCAATAAACAACCGACTATAAATAAAGAGGTAAATGTTAATAGTAAATCGGTGGATTATAGGTCTTATAGTTCAGCTAATACGCCTAAAATACTACAAAATCATATTTGTCAAAAACTAATCGATACATTGCCACATGCTAAAGTAGAGCAGGAAGTAGAAAATCGTATAGAACACAAGCAGCAAATTCATAAACAATATAAACTTGGAGCAGCTAAAGCTCAGCTTCATACAACTTATATTATTTCGCAAACTGAAGATAGTATAGTAATTACGGATCAACATGCAGCACATGAGCGTCTTGGATATGAAAAAATAAAGAGCTATATTAAGATGGACGAACTAATAAAGCAGCGTTTACTTATTCCTGAAATAGTAGAGCTGCCAAATGAAAAAAGAGCAGATTGTTTGTATGACCATAGAGAAAAATTATCTAAACTTGGTTTAACTTTAGAAAAATTCGGTGAAAAGTCTATTATAGTAACCGAAATTCCAAATATCCTTGGAGATGTAAATGTACAAAAGTTAATCCAAGATCTCGCTGATCATTTATCGGACTTTAGCGAAAATGTAGCTTTGATGGAGTTAATCGAGCATGTAACTGAGACTTATGCCTGTCATTACTCTATTAGAGCAGGACGAAAATTATCGGCGGATGAAATGAATGCTTTACTGCGTCAAATGGAAAATACGCCGTTTTCAGGACAATGTAATCATGGCAGACCTACTTATATTGAATTAAAACTTAAAGATATAGAACGTTTATTTGGTCGCTAG
- a CDS encoding zinc-finger domain-containing protein, translating to MYKSMEIVNSFDASVSCCGKEPLYDHPKVYLEIDKEKKEVTCPYCSKKFKLVTK from the coding sequence ATGTATAAATCTATGGAAATTGTTAATAGTTTTGATGCATCTGTATCTTGTTGCGGCAAAGAACCTCTATATGACCACCCAAAAGTTTATTTAGAGATAGATAAAGAAAAAAAGGAAGTTACCTGCCCATATTGTAGTAAGAAATTTAAATTAGTAACAAAATGA
- a CDS encoding MFS transporter, whose protein sequence is MNRSKFIFLSAISGNVLEYYDFTVYSVFSLIIGQVFFPDKSEFIRILLSLGVFAVGFLTRPIGGILFGYIGDRYGRRTALIISMLGMTIPTFIMGLIPSYTSIGIYAPITLVIMRLIQGLCISGEGTGAAIFILEHRQNLKPGFTAGLVHGSNIAGTLVATFIGIIIERYFSHIDFAWRFAFLLGGFMGLVGFYLRLRVSETPIFKMLEKKKQVLKAPFSNVIKTAWRSMFLTMCIGAIASSVMYLVKTYINVFYNNVMHLGNTIALSYLAYSSFIAMIAMPLAGATTDIIGKFKTAMFVGVAILILILPTMLLMSAEEMWQQFIALTILGMLAGSIAGTAYIFVISLFTAEQRFTGVAFSYNLAIAIFGGTSPIISSCLVEHTGIFYAPAFYIMIIATAFLVIMYMMRNVIKRISDSILV, encoded by the coding sequence ATGAATAGATCTAAGTTCATTTTTTTATCTGCTATTTCAGGTAATGTACTCGAATATTATGATTTTACTGTATATTCAGTTTTTTCGCTGATTATTGGACAAGTTTTTTTCCCGGATAAGTCAGAATTTATTCGAATTCTTCTAAGCCTTGGAGTATTTGCAGTCGGTTTTCTGACAAGACCGATAGGGGGCATATTATTTGGTTATATAGGTGATAGATACGGCAGACGTACCGCTTTAATAATCTCGATGCTAGGTATGACTATTCCAACCTTTATTATGGGTCTCATACCCTCATACACAAGTATTGGGATTTATGCCCCTATAACGCTAGTTATAATGCGGCTTATTCAAGGTTTATGTATTAGCGGTGAAGGAACGGGAGCTGCTATTTTTATTCTAGAACATCGTCAAAATTTAAAACCTGGCTTTACGGCTGGTTTGGTTCACGGTTCAAATATTGCAGGTACTTTAGTTGCAACATTTATTGGTATTATAATCGAGCGTTATTTTTCTCATATAGATTTTGCTTGGCGTTTTGCTTTCTTACTTGGTGGCTTTATGGGTCTTGTCGGATTTTACTTGCGATTGCGTGTATCGGAAACACCGATTTTTAAAATGCTTGAGAAGAAAAAACAAGTTCTTAAAGCACCTTTTTCCAATGTAATTAAAACTGCTTGGAGATCTATGTTTTTAACTATGTGTATAGGTGCTATTGCTAGCAGTGTCATGTATTTAGTAAAAACTTATATAAATGTTTTCTATAATAATGTTATGCATCTTGGTAATACTATTGCTTTATCATATTTGGCTTATAGCTCGTTTATTGCAATGATAGCAATGCCGCTTGCCGGCGCTACTACCGATATCATTGGAAAATTTAAAACGGCAATGTTTGTCGGAGTTGCTATCTTGATATTAATTTTACCTACTATGTTACTTATGTCGGCAGAAGAGATGTGGCAACAATTTATAGCACTTACAATTCTTGGTATGCTTGCAGGAAGTATAGCAGGCACAGCTTATATATTTGTTATATCCTTATTTACAGCAGAACAAAGATTTACCGGTGTTGCTTTCAGCTACAATCTTGCAATAGCGATATTCGGCGGAACTTCACCGATTATTTCTAGTTGTCTTGTAGAGCATACAGGAATATTTTATGCTCCGGCTTTTTATATAATGATTATTGCTACCGCATTTTTAGTGATTATGTATATGATGAGAAATGTAATTAAACGAATATCGGATAGCATACTTGTTTAA
- the hemF gene encoding oxygen-dependent coproporphyrinogen oxidase encodes MNMENRKITSNWFTDLRDLLCAEFEKIEEEYTKEKDIEPAKFVRSNWERNGGGGGVMSLMKGEVFEKVGVNISTVFGEFSPEFRTEIPGGELDGKFFATGISVVAHLKSPLIPAMHFNTRYIETSKSWFGGGGDLTPYYPEENETTKFHAAFKKACDKYDFSYYPKFKKQCNEYFYLKHRKEPRGVGGIFYDYLNSGNFEQDFAFTKDVGKALLSVYPKIVRNKLFLPWTAEQKEYQLIRRGRYVEFNLLYDRGTKFGLMTYGNVEAILMSLPPEVKWC; translated from the coding sequence ATGAATATGGAAAATAGAAAAATAACTAGTAATTGGTTTACTGATTTACGTGATTTATTATGTGCGGAATTTGAAAAAATTGAAGAAGAATATACAAAAGAAAAAGATATAGAACCTGCTAAATTTGTGCGTTCAAACTGGGAACGTAACGGTGGAGGCGGCGGTGTTATGTCTCTTATGAAAGGAGAAGTATTTGAAAAAGTAGGAGTTAATATTTCTACTGTATTTGGCGAATTCTCTCCCGAATTTCGTACAGAAATTCCAGGAGGAGAGCTAGACGGGAAATTCTTTGCAACTGGTATTTCAGTAGTTGCACATCTTAAATCACCGTTAATTCCTGCTATGCATTTTAATACTCGTTATATAGAAACTTCTAAAAGTTGGTTTGGCGGAGGAGGAGATTTAACACCGTATTATCCGGAAGAAAACGAAACCACAAAATTTCATGCAGCTTTTAAAAAAGCATGTGATAAGTATGATTTTAGTTATTATCCTAAATTCAAAAAGCAATGTAACGAATATTTTTATCTAAAGCACCGAAAGGAACCAAGAGGAGTAGGCGGAATATTCTATGATTACTTAAATAGCGGTAATTTTGAGCAGGATTTTGCTTTCACTAAGGATGTTGGTAAGGCTTTACTATCAGTATATCCTAAAATCGTTAGAAATAAGCTATTTTTGCCTTGGACTGCTGAGCAGAAAGAATACCAGCTTATAAGGCGAGGTAGATATGTAGAATTTAATCTACTATATGATCGCGGTACTAAATTCGGTTTAATGACATATGGGAATGTTGAAGCAATATTAATGTCACTACCACCTGAAGTAAAATGGTGTTAA
- the hemJ gene encoding protoporphyrinogen oxidase HemJ, producing the protein MTSYYLWFKSIHLISAICWMVGLLYLPRIYVYHTKAEIGSELDSTLQVMELKLLRFIMNPAMISTFIFGLINAHIYGFVALGNWFHIKMLAVLILVIFHGLLARWRKDFANGKNIHSENFYGIVNEIPTICMIIAVIMVIVKPFD; encoded by the coding sequence ATGACAAGTTACTATCTGTGGTTTAAGTCAATCCATCTTATATCTGCTATATGTTGGATGGTAGGACTTCTTTATTTACCTAGGATATATGTTTACCATACCAAAGCTGAAATAGGTAGTGAGCTAGATAGTACTTTACAAGTAATGGAGCTAAAATTACTTAGATTCATTATGAATCCGGCAATGATTAGCACATTTATATTTGGTTTAATAAATGCTCACATTTACGGATTTGTTGCTCTTGGCAATTGGTTTCACATTAAAATGCTTGCAGTGTTAATTTTAGTGATATTTCACGGTTTACTTGCAAGATGGAGAAAAGATTTTGCAAACGGTAAGAATATCCATTCAGAAAATTTTTATGGTATAGTCAACGAGATTCCTACTATTTGTATGATTATTGCAGTAATAATGGTTATAGTAAAACCATTTGACTAG
- the hemH gene encoding ferrochelatase, giving the protein MKKRIAIVLFNLGGPNSLELVKPFLFNLFYDKAIINLPNPLRYIIAKIISIIRERKSQKIYSLIGGKSSLLQETQEQRLLLTKKLKQLIKEDFAVFINMRYSAPFVKETINQIKKYNPSEIILLPLYPQFSSTTTGSSVKNFLQNLDIPIKTLDIPIKTVCCYPLEEDFIKAHVSLIKEKLYDKNFCILFSAHGLPEKIIKAGDPYSFQIKETVKAIVKELNIKDLDYKITYQSRVGPIEWLKPNTEDEIELAGKLKKDVIIVPISFVSEHVETLVELDIEYKLIADKYEIQYTRIPTLGTNKIFINSLTNILLRFINKVDTNLVTSSSSTRICPNEFTKCLCKLKN; this is encoded by the coding sequence ATGAAGAAAAGAATAGCAATAGTACTTTTTAACTTAGGAGGTCCAAATAGTCTTGAATTGGTAAAACCTTTTTTATTTAATTTATTCTATGACAAAGCTATAATTAATTTACCAAATCCCTTGCGTTATATTATCGCCAAAATAATTTCTATTATTAGAGAAAGGAAATCTCAAAAAATTTATTCTTTAATCGGTGGTAAATCTTCTCTACTTCAGGAAACGCAAGAGCAGAGGTTATTACTAACCAAAAAGCTAAAGCAACTTATAAAAGAAGACTTTGCTGTTTTTATAAATATGAGATATTCAGCACCGTTTGTTAAAGAAACAATAAATCAAATAAAAAAATATAATCCAAGCGAAATAATATTATTGCCTCTATATCCTCAATTTTCAAGTACTACGACGGGATCGTCGGTTAAAAATTTTTTACAAAACCTTGATATTCCAATTAAAACACTTGATATTCCAATTAAAACAGTTTGCTGTTATCCTCTAGAAGAAGATTTTATAAAAGCTCATGTTTCCTTAATAAAAGAAAAACTATACGATAAAAATTTTTGTATATTATTTTCTGCTCACGGGCTACCTGAAAAAATAATAAAAGCAGGTGATCCTTATAGTTTTCAGATAAAAGAAACAGTAAAAGCAATAGTCAAAGAATTAAATATAAAAGATCTAGATTATAAGATAACTTATCAAAGCAGAGTAGGGCCTATAGAATGGTTAAAACCGAATACGGAAGACGAAATAGAGCTGGCGGGAAAGTTAAAAAAAGACGTGATTATTGTACCTATATCCTTTGTATCCGAACATGTTGAGACGCTTGTAGAGCTTGATATTGAATATAAATTAATCGCAGATAAATATGAAATTCAATATACTCGAATCCCGACGCTTGGAACAAATAAAATTTTTATTAATAGTTTGACAAATATATTGCTACGATTTATTAATAAGGTTGATACTAATTTAGTTACAAGTAGCTCTAGTACAAGAATATGTCCAAATGAATTTACTAAATGCTTGTGTAAATTAAAGAATTAA